In the genome of Acidovorax sp. 69, the window GTGGCGGCCTCCAGCAGCATCTGCCGGGCCGTGACATCGCCCACGGCGCCGGCCACCAGTTGGGCCTCGCGCGGGGCCATGGGAAAACCCAGCTTGGCAATCGGAGCGCCAAAACGGGCGCCACTGCCCGCAATGCGGATGTCGCAGCAACTGGCGATCTCAACCCCAGCCCCCATGCAGGCGCCGCTAATCTGGGCCACGATAGGAACGTCGCACATGAGCATGGCGTTCAGCCCGCCCCACACATCGTTCTCATGAAAATCGCGCAGGGCTGCGGCGTCAAAACGAAAGCCGGGGTATTCAGAAATATCCCCGCCCGCACAAAAAGCCCCGCCCTCGCCCACGATGAGCACGCAGCGCACATCGCTGCTGCGCTGGATACCGTCAAACACCGCACGCAACTGCCGCCACATGGGTCGCGACATGGCGTTCAGCCGCCCAGGATGGCGCAGGGTGACATGCACCACACCGCCCTCACTCACATCCATCAACACTTCACCAGACATCTTGGTATCCATCCCGTCATGAATCGCCCAGGGCCTGAAAGGCCCGCGCAGCGCTGTGGCGCGTGCCACCGTGGAACCGGCTCTGCCGGGCCACGGGTCGCGTCCCCCTTGGGGGATGGCGCGCAGCGCCACAGGGGGTTAATCGAGCTTCGCCCCCGAAGCCTTGACCACCGCCGCCCAGCGCTTGACCTCGCTGCTGACGAAAGCGCCAAACTGCGGCTGGGTCATGCCGCCATAGTCCGCACCGTTGTTGGCCCACACTGCCTTGAGTTCCTCGGCCGTGCCCAGACGCTTGATCTCGTCTACGATGCGCGCCTGCACATCGGCCGGCGTGCCTTTGGGCGCCCACAGGCCGTACCAGGTGGTCACGGTGTAGTCGGGCAGGCCCACCTCTGCGGCGCACGGCACATCGGGGAAGGCCGGGTTGCGCTTGGCGCCCGACACCATGAGCGCCTTGATACGGCCACTCTTGATGTGATTGGCTGACGAGCCCAGGCCGTCGAACATCATGTCCACATTGCCACCAATCAGATCCTGCAGCGCAGGGCCTGCGCCACGGTAGGGAATGTGGGTGATGAAAGTGCCCGTCTGCTGCTTGAACAACTCGCCCGCCAGGTGGTGCGAGGTGCCCGCTCCGGCCGAGCCATAGTTGAGCTTGGCCGGGTTGCGTTTGACGAAGTCCAGGAACTGCTTGAAGTTGGTGGACGGCGTCTTGGGGTTGACCACCACCACCTGGGGCACGTTGGCCAGCAAGGCCAGGGGGATGAAATCCTTCTCGATGTCGTAGTCGAGCTTGGGGTACATCGACGGTGCAATGGCATGGTGCACTGCGCCCATGAACAGTGTGTAGCCGTCGGGCGCTGCCTTGGCCGCAATGCTGGCCCCGAGTGTGCCGCCGGCCCCGCCCCGGTTGTCGATCACCAGCGTCTTGCCAGTGCTCTTGGAAAACTGCGCGGCCAGCGGCCGGGCAAACGCATCGGTGCCGCCACCGGCAGGGAACGGCACCACCACCGTCACGGGCTTGGTGGGCCAGTTGCTGTCGGCCCAGCTGCTGCCGCTGGCCAGGCCCAGGCCTGCAGCCGCCGCGCCGAGCAGCACATCCCGGCGTTGGATTCGCGATTCAGTCATTCCTTGTCTCCTGTCGTTGTAAAAATAATGTGCAGCCTGCCCAGCAATGCGCCGGGTGCTACCGTCAGTCGCGGCAAAGGCTTTCGATGTCCCCCGACACTGGCACCTTGCCCTGCGCGAGCAAGCTGCGATGCTTGTCGATGCGCTTGATGTCGTACAGGTAATTCACCATCAGTCCGTACGATTGTTTCAAACCCTTGGACGAGGGGTCGCCCGCCCAGTTGAGGCGCTCTACCCGTGCGCCGTTGCCCAAGTGGAAGCGGGCCACAGGATCCACCGGCTTGCCCTCTTGCAGTTCACGGCCCAGATAGTATGCGGCGCATTCAAGCAGCATCTGCCGAACGGGCGACTTGGTGTCCAGCTCCAGCGCCTTGTCGATGGCGCCCAACAGGTGCGTTGCCTGCGGTGGCTCAAAACCCACCGCACGGCCCAACTCGGCGCGGCGCTTGTCGTCCAGGCGTTCCAGCATGGCGCCCGCGTGTTTGCCCAGCCAGGAGCGAAAACCCGGGATGGGCGACAGCGTGGCAAAGGTGCGCAGGCGCGGAAACTCGGCGGTGAGTGTTTCCACCACATGCTT includes:
- a CDS encoding enoyl-CoA hydratase/isomerase family protein — translated: MSGEVLMDVSEGGVVHVTLRHPGRLNAMSRPMWRQLRAVFDGIQRSSDVRCVLIVGEGGAFCAGGDISEYPGFRFDAAALRDFHENDVWGGLNAMLMCDVPIVAQISGACMGAGVEIASCCDIRIAGSGARFGAPIAKLGFPMAPREAQLVAGAVGDVTARQMLLEAATFSAPDMLARGFLSRVVPDDMVATEAAGSAQRIAALAPQAARMNKQTFRALKVPVAQEIQALTAIETIVNGAPDPYGYAHSAEHREGITAFLDKRTPVF
- a CDS encoding tripartite tricarboxylate transporter substrate binding protein, whose translation is MTESRIQRRDVLLGAAAAGLGLASGSSWADSNWPTKPVTVVVPFPAGGGTDAFARPLAAQFSKSTGKTLVIDNRGGAGGTLGASIAAKAAPDGYTLFMGAVHHAIAPSMYPKLDYDIEKDFIPLALLANVPQVVVVNPKTPSTNFKQFLDFVKRNPAKLNYGSAGAGTSHHLAGELFKQQTGTFITHIPYRGAGPALQDLIGGNVDMMFDGLGSSANHIKSGRIKALMVSGAKRNPAFPDVPCAAEVGLPDYTVTTWYGLWAPKGTPADVQARIVDEIKRLGTAEELKAVWANNGADYGGMTQPQFGAFVSSEVKRWAAVVKASGAKLD